TCTGCAATTCTTCTTAAGAGCGGAACGGGCAAATCTACGGCTCGAATCGGCGATGGACCCATCTTGACCTTGGACAAACTGGAGCGACAGCAGGCAGGAGTTTATCAATGCACTGCAGATAATGGAGTTGGTGATCCAGTTACTGTTGATATGCGACTGGATGTACTATGTGAGTATCTGAATAAATACAACATCTAATTGCcgagaagtaaaaaaaattcgtaTACAGAACAGATATAAGTCTATAGACTTATCTTAAGTTAGTCATTGAGGTTTAATACTTTAAAGCAATGgtgtttttaatatgtttcaCATGTGATagaaaataatgtatttaatagTGTACTTTTGTACAACGCTGCTTTAAAGCAATAATAAAggttatattttatgaaagaGCTTATGCAATTGTTATATTAACCATAATGGGAAAGCATAGAAGTTGAGTTTATAAACTCACAaacatcaaatttaattttattttaaactctaatTCAAACTTTGTCTGTTTTCCCATCAAATCCCTcaactttataataaaacctGCGCTCTGATGGATGCCCTATGACTGATGCTGCAACCATTTAACTTATTGTCATTGCCCCTAcgactctgtgtgtgtgcgtcgtGTGCTGGTGTGCTGGTGTGCGTGACACGCACAGATCCGCCGGATATTCAAGTGGAAAAATCATGGATACACTCTGGCGAAGGATTTGAGGCAAAACTCGTTTGCATTGTTTACGCTGATCCAGTCGCAACGGTTTGTTTCtctttcgtttcgtttcgttttgtttttcgtttgtttGAATGTTTTAAATGCTTCGTTATTGTTGCATTGTATACAAGCAGTCTTTTATATCgtgtttgttgcatttgttgttgttgctttttagattattattatgaaatcGCAGTGTGGTTTATGCAACGAGCTGCTTTTCAGGTCACTTCATCCTTGTTTTCAAAGTGCTTTTATTCCATTTCTGTATCTGCTTTTGCATCTGTAGCTTTTGCTGTCTCCGTATTTGTTTCTTCtactatttctatttctatttttttcttgcttttcaATTGCTTTCCTTTGGCTTTTTAGTTGGTAATTTAATgcatcgtttttttttatttgccccagtttattttaaagaccTCGAATTGCTAGCATGTAGTTCGAATCAGAGTTTAGAATGTTTTTAGTATCAGTCAATTGAGAATAACCAATTGCCCCACTTGTTGGCATTTTAAACCTTGACAGGTGTCCTGGTACCAGAACTCGTTCCCGATACAGACAACCGATAGACGAATTATGAACACCAGGGCCAATCGACACACTCTCACCATACGACACATCCAGCAGGAGGACTTTGGCAACTACAGGTGAGCTCAGTTAAATCGATGGCCACAAACAGACAAGAGGCAACAACTTGTAGGACACAACAATAAACCTTTGCAACTTTCCAGTGCAGCGTTGATTTAGACAATTTGCCAACTTTTGCTACAACTTATTTCACTTTTAGCCAGTTACCAGAtaccagttaccagttaccaGTAAGCAGTTACCAGTTGGAAAACTGGCTGGCGATGGACCAGCTAACCTGGCCAACTACAAAAGTTAGAAGCTGCattgtttgtatatatatatatatatgtgtacatttatatatataacatacatacCTATATATTGGGTGTGGCCTGAACCATGTTCTGACCATTATGTCGGCAAACAAGTTTTCCACATCAATGTCAATCTGTCTGCAACATATTAAAGGAGCGGAAGTTTCGCCATGTTGACACAACATTTCAGGcacaaagtttttgttttagccaAGCCACCGACCATGTAGGACAAGCACGAGCCATCCATCGCCACCTGCCACATaccacatgccgcatgccgcatgccaccATTGCGAATGGCGAGTGGCTTTTGGACGGTACGTGCTTGGATTAGCTTAACTCAAAGCTGCCTCCTTTGCCATAAGAATGTTGAGGATGCCTTCATGCCTCAACTCCCCAGGGAGTTGTCTGTCAATGCCACAACTTGCCACCGTGGGTGGCATCCCACTCAGTTGCCAAGAACAGCCTTCAAAAAAGCACTGCAGGCGCCATTTTCTGCattgtataattaaaagaaaattcaattgctgtcaaaaaattaattataaatattaaattaattaaattaataaatctaCGTTTGCATACAGCTGCGTGGCCGACAATTCTTTGGGACGCTCCCGCAAGTATATGGAGCTGTCTGGTCGACCAGGACCTGCTGAGTTCTACTCACCCAAATGGGGTCGTTCCTCGGATAGTTACAATCTGACATGGAAAATTGATAGTTACCCGCCGCTGGAGGAAGTGCGTCTGCTTTACCGCCGAGTGCTGGTAAGTAATCGATCCCAAAACTGCAGCTACATGCACAAGAcctatattaaaataacaatgtaaacaaagaAAGCCTTGATAAACTGACGTCTAGACATCACAATAGCAACATTTCTCCATTCCTAACCACTTCTTCATTGTTATCGGTTAATCCGTTGCGAACGTAACTCAATATGTTTGCGAGGGCGTTGCCACATCAGAGGAATTGAAATGTGGAGACTAATGAAGCACGTTAatctcattaaattaaaaaatcaggCGCTTTGAGTTTACAAAAAAcgtataagaataaaaaaagaaactattaACATCTGCTAAGGCCTATTTCCTTGACTTGTGAATGGAAAATGAGTACATATTCCTAGTCTGAGCTGAGAGCTTGTCGAATTACAAGCAATGTGCAATTAATGCCAGCCAAGGTTCGGCTCAACCTCATAATGAGCATTAAATcagaatataattaatttaatgagttATCACTGACTGTGGCGCCTTGAACTTTATCGAAAAGTCActaatttgttttggtttcttGGGGCAACGAGTCTTAAGTCTTAAGCTTGAGTAAAGACAAGCTATCAGGCATAGGAAAAAATAATTGCCAGACATAAGCGctcacatttcattttgtttttcttctcttctctccATTTTTCACCCGGCTGCCTAGATGAATGACACATTCCAGCAACCGGGAAGATGGCACGACTTTATACTCACGCCGGAACATCGTCCAGCCACGGAGCCTCTAACACATATCATGTCCTACACCATTAAACATCTGCATCCAGGTGCTTACTACGAGGCGATTGTTCAGGCCAAGAATCGTTATGGCTGGAATGAGGTGAGTAAAACAAGGGAAGGAGAAAGGGCATGCTTTTCCAATTCATAGATAAATCAACGCATGTTGACTGAGTTCGACACTTTGTCTAAATGCCAACCTGTCACACAGTGACTGTGGCATGGGGCGGCTACTTAATCTTTATTTTGTGCGATTCTACTAAAAATTTACCCGTGTTACCCGTGTTTTTCGCTTCATTCTCGCCCCCCTGCAGGTCAGcgatatatttcaatttattgtcGCCAGCAACAGCATGGACATTGCCCCCGAGGACGCCGAAGTGGTAGCCAGCTCCAAGTCTCGCAGCAATAGTGGAGCCCTTAGCAGCCTACAGAGTGTCTTGCCCCACTGCCTGCTGCTCCATGGAGCTCTGTTGTTGGCCTTCGCATTGCGTAATAGCCAATTCGACAGACTGCGACTCGGCTTGGGGTAAGCAatcacatacgcacacacacacacacccaaagaAGGCAAGAGAATCTTTTATAAAGTCACATGTGAATTTGAAAGTTGGTTTAAAGTCCTGGCGAAGGCCAAGAGACAACGTCTTGTAAACTATCAATACAACTAAGAGAGATCTCCTTCAATGAACTTGGAGTCAGTCTgactttgatttttctttctcaactgcaactgatgttattttagtttataacCAATGTTGCAGTGTCCCAAAGTCCTGCAGCAAACTAACCAAAGATAACCTAacatagtttttaaaataataaatgtaaaaattatgcaaaaatgtaataaccagcaatgtaaataatttttcaagcaTTTTGTCAGCGATTTAATTAGCATGTGAATCGACAGAAAAAAcggaaataaaatgaatacgACTaatggaaaatagaaaatctgaaaaatataaaatgcaataaccaaatggaaaatttcatatacaaatatgaaaCAGAGGATTCATGGGTATCCATGGATAATCCAGTCAAAGTAGGTCGTGTAAATATGCATTAGATATTTGAATGTGAATTACATTTACTCgtactttataaaaataaaatctacagcgcgtaaataataaatgtatgtaaattaagCAAACATTCTATAGtgatattatttagtttaaaattaaatcaaatcataaaaactactaaaaaaaaataaatccatTATGAATAGCGAACGAAACACCACTGTAAAATGTTAGTTGTAAGttgtaattttcataattccctttatatgtgtttttttttacctatttctatttttattttgtttaatttcgtatgttgtgtttatgtgtatttttttttttttgctcagcTTAGTTATAAGTGCACCGAGAACATCAATTTAGCATAAAGTTTTCAATGTAAATTAGAATTTAAGCAAACATGTTGTACCACCAATAGCAAGAACTCTACCATAAAGTAAACCTTAAAGCATATTATCGAATCGAATAccaaataaataccaaaaataagtgtgcattttttgcaaattgcaattacagtcagtaaatatattaactaACCATAAGTCGATGTACTTGCCACAAGATATTTGTACTCGGGCATCGacctgtctgtctatctgcaGTCGAGCATAGTTTTATCAGCTTTTGCACCCAAAACAGATCGTGTATATTATTCAGTTTCATGgtgttatatatacatataggtatataaacatatataacaAAGGCCAAGATAGAGTACGTGGCAGAGGGTCatgcaacaaatacaattgcATTCTGCATGTTGCATACTCTGTGTACTCGTCTGTGTAGTTGTACTTTGATTAAATAGTCGCGAATGAaatgatattaattaaatatgtgtgtacgtgtgtgtataATTCGTAGCCACTTGAGAGCATtactacagatacagatacatcaACTTCAGatgcaaaatacaaatacagatacagatctAGATATATGCAGCTGAAATGGTTTAATAAAGGaatctaaacaattttaacagCATTAGCATTAACATAAGCATAACACACATTCATCGATTTATCGAACAACAAAGAAAAGTTGATATGAAAACATTACACGGTCGGTTATGCCATTTCTAATCGTAATGTATTTACCAAAAATCAACTAATTACCAACTAGTTCTATGCTAATTATGGTGGTTATTGCACTATATAAGAAACATTAACGATAATGAAACAAAATCTCTAAATTATTCgaatacaaaataaagcattagatgtaaaataaaaccaaatttgtttttctctctgttgctctaataaaatatttatgataattaaatatttgggaTATTTAACTGCTTGGAATTggaaagttaatttttttacaactttatatagataaaaaattgtgcctttaatttgtttttttttattttatatttaaataaataaatatttttcctgTCTCGTTATCTTTCAAAAGGAAAGATTTATCGTTACACAAGTATCTACTGAGTTAACATGAAGTGAGCTTGCAGAATTTCAACTAGTTAACAAGAGTTGCAAGTTTAATTGATCCAAATGCTGGACATGTAATGTGGCAGTCTTATAAACCAGGACAaacttttatcaaattttacaaGTGAGTTTAAAATATCATCGATAAGGCCTCAACTCAACCAGCAGCTGCAGAGCagcacattttattattattctttctgttcttttgttttcctttcgGTACTTAGTAGAGAGCTAACGACATTACCTCGAGCAGTTTTAAGCTTCTTTTACCAACAGAATGAGCATGAGTGAGTAGGTAAGGTAGTTGAGGGAGTGTGATGGAGGGAAAGAGTGGACACCGCATACGTGCCCggtttaaattataaaaacttttgcatttcCTAAAAGTTTATGCATGAAATTTTATAGAGCGCACAACTACTTGAGCTCCGTTTTTATAGAAATGCATTAAAACGCCGAGAAAATAAAGGCCCGGTAAAACCTACCAACCTACCGTTGCCCCATCCACCCGGAAGTTTCAGCTATTGAGAGTTGCAACACAGAAGCAGCGTTGTTGCCACTTTCTGTGCCGGTATTTGCATAGAACAAGTGCTCCACATCGATGTGACGCCTCTccgtatgtatatgtatgtgtgtgagagtgcgagtgcgagtgtgtTAGTGTATGTGGGTGTGGCAATGTGGGCGCCACACTTCAAACTTAGTGACCATTATGCATGCAAGTCTCAATATATTTCACatgaattttaatgaaatttgcaaTGTATGCAGAAATGCGGAGAGTTCTGCCTTCGTCGTCTTCGCCTGGTGTCGTGTCGTGTCGCTGACCAGTGTTGGGTAACTGCTTCAGTAATTGCCACAGCCGAAAAGTGTGCtatgaaatttttgcaaatcaCATAATGCATAATTGCACTGCCACAAGGAGTGGATCATAGAAGAGGGACAGGGGGACAGGGGGACAGCCATTTGGCATGGATGCGGGCACAAACTTTTGGCGCATATTAATTAGCTCGTTTATCATTTGAACACTTTTCTGACAGTCAACGCGGGACTGCTCAAGccatgtaaaattaattaagttgcgCCACAAGCAAACTCTGAGGACATATTCACATAGCTGCCAAAAGCAAACTAGCAACAAAGGGAAatcacagagagagagaaaatgaCGAGAAAACAGTGGAAACAGAAGGCACAGCAAAGAGCTGACTGCAAAATgaaatcataattaatattggTAAAATTGGCAAGGGCAACGCCTGCACTCGCTGAATGTTAAAACttgcaacaattaaaaattgtacgcATTGTGTGTATTTCTTTCCTCTTCTCATCTGACTCTCCGGTGTGCACAATAACTGACAGGCGGACACCCGGAGAGGCGGAAaggcggacagacggacagacagacggatagacgAGCAGGCGACAAGACGAGTACgattcaaacttttataattaaaattttgcattttcgcTCATTCTTTTTGTTCatcttaattttctatttttttggaCAGCAATGAAAAAGTAAATGCAGCCAAATCATAAAGCTACATGAAAGAAAACTTTCCAAGCCAAGTgcgaattaaattaattttcaactgatttgatttttcgAAAACTGTGCGAAAGTTTTCGCTCTTAaatgcgagagagagagagagggatggAAATACAACTCCTACTTCGAAATGTGGAGCGAAAATAGTAAACGGTGtgaaatatatatgcaaaagACTATAGAGATGCAAAGAGAGTGAGGGAGAGCAATAGAGAGAAAGGAGGTAATTTTAacttagaaataaaaatgtatagataAGAAAAGTtgtgagagtgagtgagtTAAAGAGGAAAATACAGTTTGAGAATCGACTTGAAGCTAGAATTCCCAAACAAGAAGCAGAAATACTCTAATAAGTGTTAGACATTAAATTGTTGAGATAGACAGAGATGAATagaaagacagaaagagaaaacCAGAGCGAGTATCGACATCACAGTGAGATTCCGCGTACACTGCCTCGGGGTCAAATAGACTGGCAATAATTCAGTTCAATTTAGAAGCATCGACCCAAAGTGGCCAAAACAAGGCTAAACTTTGGGCAGGATGAGACggggcaacagcaaaagcgcAATACGATtgccaaataaatttacataattctTCAGTCAAAAACAGGACCAGCAGCATTAGGATCCGAAGGAGGAGGTCTGATATTTATGGGTGTAGCTTAATGACGGTTTAAAATGCTGTGCGTGGAGGTTGTAAAGATCCCTCTTCTTCCGTCTGGCCACATCCTGCCGAACGGATggtaaaagaaatgaaaataaaccaCACACATAGGCACATTCAGGCCCAGCATTATGCTAAAACAAATCTACATAATTTAGAAGAAGGCTGCCAATGAAGCAGCctaccaataacaacaaatcgGGGATGCGTCTGTCATTGGAGCACGAATCAAAAGCCGGCCTCCTTCAAGTTTCAAGCGAATTGTTTGCGGatgttaagaaaaatttgtaCATCAATCGATTTGGTTTGATTCTTTGCTAGACAGGCAATCGGGCCAAGTTAGTAAGCGGTGTTGGCCACATAAGACTTACATAATTCATAGCGTTGTACCCTTAGATTGAGTACTTGGGTTGTGCCAAGAAGGTCCCTTCTCTCCTGATTGCCAACAGTAACTCATTTGGCACAAACATAGCGGCAAATGTTTGGTAAATTGGATTCATCCATATGCTTCTTTTCAATGCTTAAACTTGTATCAGCTTATATCTCACTTTGCTTATTTGAAACTTgaccaattaaaatttgtatacataaatattgaaatggcATTCGCATTGTTCTAAGTATTTGACTGCGATGTTGTTGAGagaaataaacagaaaaaaagttaagaaagtTGCGTTAATATTTGCACTGTTAGACAGATCTAAATTATGCTTAACTCATTTTGATAAAACATGAACAAGAACACAAACTGTGTGTGACTGAGTAAGAATTAAAAGTCCGACTTTTCCCCGACTTTTCTCGACAACAGCAAAGTTCAggcagaaaaaaagtttaactCGCACTTTGTTTTCCATGCACAATGCCAGAATGAGGCAAGGGGTCAGAGTTGGGCTTGGGATTGAAATTGGTTGTAGGCAATCGTTGCATAAAATTCAGCGCAGGATCATGGGACGTTGCGGTCTTTGGATAAAAcaatgacttccttgtggaacCAGCCAGGTAAAAAGCTGCGAGCTTCGAACAGAAGCGCGTTAAGCACTTTCttttcattaatataaatGCTTCAAAGTTAATCcagcagagaaagagagagtgagagagagagaaagaccgAGCTGGCACAAAAGCCAAGACCTTCTATTCTGTCCAAGATGCTTACTAAGAATGCAGGCTAATCCTTCAGTTTTGAACTTTATCTCAGAGTTGGCCTCCATCTACAACGTTCGCCTTTGTTGGATTACATTGGCCatgcaaaattatttactGCAGTGCAAATGACGCGAACTGTGTGGCTTTGtggtttttcataatttacgTGACCCTCCCTCCACTTCGACCTGCTCTTACCACACTTTATATCCAGTGAAAAGGACGTCACGCTCGCTTCCGCGCCTTTGCCTGTGTGGTGCACATTTGGCACCATGTTGCATGCCATCCACCTTCTGATTCCACCTCACAGATGAAAGTTGACCAATGGCTGCTTATCAGGCGAGAACATGTTTCTACGGAATTTCATTAGGCTTCAACCCCGCCCCTCATACaaccgctctctctctcccctgGTGCTGTTATTGCCTAATGTCCGGTTGTTGGCCTTTTTTTATtgcgttgtcgttgttatttgTCGCAGCGTTGGCCATGGCCGCTAATGGCGTTACTTCGTTAGTCGTGCGATAAGATTTTCCCAACTGCCAATGGAGTCAAACATATCTGGTAGCCATTGTTTCACTCTTTAAAGATCACATGTCAAATTCCCACATTGCCAACAAACAtgaacatatttaatataaaaagcgTGCGTCAATTATAGTCCCAGTTGGTTGGAAATTTCGgcgctatttaaataatttaataatcaactcatttcattttttttatcccaGTAAGTATTCAATGATTTATAATGTTTATTGACACAGGCTTTTCTAATATTATGCCACGAGTACAcgtatataattaaagaagTGTTGTTTTTAAGCTGCAAAAGTTACCTACTTTTGAATGAAATGTTACTAGTGGTAGATTCTGTTCATGCTTCGACTATTATTGATAATCTTCAGGTTTCAGTGTGGCtctaaaacaacaataaagtatAAATGTCAAGTGTGCTCAAGGTTATCGTTTTGTGCTAATTGTGGGGCTCGAGTACAAAGTACAAGTATGCGCTGGTGTCTTGTAATTGCCGTGTATACAACGCTGAAGAGCCGTTACTCAATCAAAGCCGCGTGCATGGCCGCTTGTCACGAGAGAATCTAATTCGAATTAAAGTTCAGCCAAGCGCTTACACAATCCAATCGCATAAAAGTCAAAGGATGTGGAACTGCTTTAGGCCCAAAACCAGTCGCTTTTCCAGGCACGTTTACCATGTTCACGTCTGTCCCGAGCAACTGTCGCACGCAACTGTCACAGCACGAAAGGCTGcttcctcctcctgctgcttAAGCTGAGGCTCAACGACTCTACAAGGCAGTTGAAACCACAATcattcacatttaaattaacatttcccGGCGACGATTATCCTAATTGGGAACTAGCCGACTCAGTCAAAGTCAGTAGactacacacccacacacacataaccaTGTCTGTGTTaccaaaaaaatgttggtaAATTTGCATTAGGTGCTTcacatttgtttaaataaaatttcgtgTAGTTAGAATTTTTCAAGGCACACGCGAatttatatactcgtattatatggaaattaaaacaaacgaaattaatcaaattagcATTTCATACAAATAGCAAAACATTAGCTTGCCTTATGGCAACAATTTGTTAATGATAAGTCCTTCAAGGAATGAAGGACGGTCAGCCATCCCAAGGGTCGAGCTTGATTGCACAATTTCAGTTTGTAAATCcaacttgaaattaaattcaaaattatgttCTGACAGTACAAAGAGACAAAGCTAGCTGGTATTTTAAGTTGGTTGGACTTATGCCCTGTCCTGGCTTTAGCCCGCCTATAACTCCTGATGTACGACTTACATAAGTTAAGAAAGTCCTCGTGTTCCTCCTGCCTCCGTCTGCAGCCATTACGCTTTTACTGCCTTACAAGGTGcaggcaataaaaattatttattggccAAAACTGTTAACCG
The genomic region above belongs to Drosophila innubila isolate TH190305 chromosome 3R unlocalized genomic scaffold, UK_Dinn_1.0 2_E_3R, whole genome shotgun sequence and contains:
- the LOC117792601 gene encoding limbic system-associated membrane protein — encoded protein: MTRSNTRSLSNGQQSVAASSSSLTAPQPRFLSRGNTYRSVVGDTLVLPCQVEHLGNFVLLWRRGTNVLTASNIMVTRDDRVRLIDGYNLEISDLEPQDAGDYVCQISDKINRDQVHTVEILVPPSVRAIPTSGQLQARKGGPITLECKGSGNPVPSIYWTKKSGTGKSTARIGDGPILTLDKLERQQAGVYQCTADNGVGDPVTVDMRLDVLYPPDIQVEKSWIHSGEGFEAKLVCIVYADPVATVSWYQNSFPIQTTDRRIMNTRANRHTLTIRHIQQEDFGNYSCVADNSLGRSRKYMELSGRPGPAEFYSPKWGRSSDSYNLTWKIDSYPPLEEVRLLYRRVLMNDTFQQPGRWHDFILTPEHRPATEPLTHIMSYTIKHLHPGAYYEAIVQAKNRYGWNEVSDIFQFIVASNSMDIAPEDAEVVASSKSRSNSGALSSLQSVLPHCLLLHGALLLAFALRNSQFDRLRLGLG